The Methanobacterium formicicum DSM 3637 nucleotide sequence GGCTTTTTTAATGGGGTCAATACCACGTTCGTCCCCAATATCTCCCAGTGCTTTAACTGCAGCCACCCTAACACCCCAGTCTTCATCAGTTAACATTCCAATTAACGGATCTACTGCAGCGTCATTACCTATCTCACCCAGTGCTTTGGAGGCGAATTTACGTACACTCCAATCCTCATCAGATAAAGCTTCCACTAAATGGTCAACT carries:
- a CDS encoding HEAT repeat domain-containing protein; translation: VDHLVEALSDEDWSVRKFASKALGEIGNDAAVDPLIGMLTDEDWGVRVAAVKALGDIGDERGIDPIKKARRAATGDKEFKKACNKALKKIQK